The Enteractinococcus fodinae genome has a segment encoding these proteins:
- a CDS encoding (deoxy)nucleoside triphosphate pyrophosphohydrolase — protein MQHSSSRPIVVGAAILDSAHQPTKLLAARRKAPKSLAGFWEFPGGKVEEHESFEAGLCREVYEELGVEIAIQDLVVAPAQDGWRLDNGMNMHVYTAVITAGQPAPLIEHDRLEWVGLNGSQLHALEWIPADRPILEALLQQLEHARTSP, from the coding sequence ATGCAACATTCATCGTCGCGACCCATCGTGGTCGGTGCAGCCATTCTCGACAGTGCGCACCAACCCACCAAATTGCTTGCAGCTCGGCGAAAGGCGCCTAAGTCGTTGGCCGGGTTCTGGGAATTTCCCGGGGGCAAAGTAGAAGAGCACGAGTCCTTTGAAGCTGGGCTGTGTCGCGAGGTGTATGAAGAACTCGGCGTGGAAATTGCCATCCAGGACCTAGTAGTCGCCCCTGCACAGGACGGATGGCGGCTAGACAACGGCATGAACATGCACGTCTATACCGCGGTCATTACCGCAGGGCAGCCAGCCCCACTGATTGAACACGACCGGCTGGAATGGGTCGGGCTCAACGGATCGCAATTGCATGCTTTGGAATGGATTCCAGCGGATCGTCCGATCCTTGAGGCGCTGTTACAACAACTCGAACACGCCCGGACGTCGCCATAA